The nucleotide sequence AAGAAGTTTACATATTGCGTTGATCACTCTTTAATAAGGCCTTATCCATAGAAATTTTATTAGAAACTCACTCATTCGTGCTAAACGTCTCACTTGGAAATGTCCACAAATAAGCAGTGAGTGGCGATGGTATGATTAAGTCACACCATCTAAGCCAGCACTAGTGCTGGCTTAGATGGCATGACCTAGATAGCTTGGGCTAAATGATTTGCGTCGCAAGCAATAGCTTTGTCTTCTTTTTCTTTTGTTTTGTTTATTGTGCCATCAATACATCAATGGCTTAAGCCTGTTCAAAGGCCAGCACTCGTTTTTCGATGCGGCTCATGCTTAAGGTAATCACCAGATTTAGGCTTAAGTAGAGTAAACCTGCGGCGGAGAACACCACTAAAGTGTCATAGGTTTGCGAGTTAAGTCGCTGCGCCCAGCCCATGATATCCATGATGGTAATGGTGGAGGCTAACGATGAGCCTTTAAGCAATAATACCACTTCATTGGAATAGGCAGGCAGTGCGCGGCGCAGCGCATAAGGCATTAATACGCTTAAGGTTTGCTTATGGCTCATGCCTAAGCTGGCGCAACTATCCCACTGGCCTTGATTGATGCTGTTTAACGCGCCATAAAACAATAAGGTAGTGTACGCGGCGCAGTTTAATGACAAGGCGAGCGCGGCGCAGAAAAACGGTTCAGATAACCAGTACCAAAACACGCTATCGGTTAAGCCAGCAAACTGACCTGGGCCGTAATAAATCAAGAAAATCTGCACCAATAAGGGCGTACCGGTAAAGACTGTGATGTAGCCCTTAACGCTAAAGTAAATCAAGCGATTACTTGAGGTTAAGGCTAAGGTGCATAACAGGGCAAGTAAGCTGCCAATCAGCAAGGAAATCGCCGTCAGCCCTAAGGTCATGACTAGGCCATGACCTAAGACTTGCAAATATTCGAGTAAGTTAATCAGCATATTAATGATCTCCGCGCTCATAGCGAGTGACATAGCAGCTGGCGCGCTTAAGGCCGTATTGACTCACTAAGGTGATGATTAAATAAATTAGCGCGGCGCAGGCAAACCAAGTAAACGGCTGCCAAGTGGAGGACGCCACCATTTGCGCTTGCTTCATTAAGTCATTAACGCCAATCAGTGACACCAGCGCAGTATCTTTTAATAACACTAACCATTGATTACCTAAGGCGGGCAAGGCGTGGCGCCACACTTGCGGCAGTAAGATAGTAAAAAATATCGATAACCGCCCCATGCCTAAGGCAACGCCGGCTTCCCACTGCCCAGCGGGAATGGCAAGTAACGCGCCGCGCAAAATTTGCGACACGTACACAGAAAAAATGGTGCTAAGTGCTAACACGCCGCAAACAAAGGCGCTCACTTCAATAAAGACGCCAGTGGCTAAAAACAGCAAATGACTTGAGCCGAAATACACTAGCAGCACCACTAACAGCTCAGGCAAGCCCCTTAACACCATGATATACAGGCGAGTAAGTTTGCCAAGCCACACTATGGGGGTGGATTCTAGTAAGGCTAAAATAATCGCCATCACTAAGCCGAGCATGGCTGAAACCACCGCCAGCGCTATGGTAGTTAATGATGCCAAGAGTAATAACAAGAGTAAGTCATGCATAAGTAGCCACTCGCTTAAAGGTAATAACTACCCGCTTATTGAAACCAGCGCTGATAGATTTGCTGATAGGTACCATTGGCCATTATGGTGGTGAGCGCCTGATTTAATTCATCGCGCAGTGCATGATTTTGCAAGTTAACGGCTATGCCATAACCGCGGCCAAAGTATTGAGTATCATTGATAATCTCCCCTACCCCTTCATAGTTAGCGCTGCGGGTTAACCATTGTTCAACCACGGCAGTATCACCAAATACCGCATCGACGCGGCCGTTTTGCAAATCAATAAAGGCATGCTGAACACTGGTATAAGCGGAAGTCTTTTGCTTTGGGTAGTTATCGTGAATGTATCTTTGATGGGTCGAGCCGTTTTGCAGGCCAATTTTGTGCTTGGCTAAGTCCGCCATGCTGGTAAAGCGGTCTTTCGCGGCCACCACTATGGCGGCATTTTGATAATAAGGCTCAGTAAACAGCACTTGTTTTTCGCGATCGGCGGTGATATCCATGCCCGAAATTGCGGCATCGAAACGGCGAAACTTAAGGCTGGCAATTAAGCTGTCAAACGGCTGAATATGAAAGCTGCACTGCTTGTTGAGCTCAGAACACAAGGCTTTAGCTAAATCGACATCAAAGCCTATCACTTCATTTTTATCATTGGTAAATTCAAACGGCGGATAGGTGGCTTCCATGGCAAAGCGGATTTCTTGCGCCTGTAGCGGCGCCCATGACAACAGCATAGTGATTACTAGGGTTAATGAAATTTGTAGTCCTTTGTTCATGTCGTCACCTTTTTATATGTAAATCAATTAACTAATTGAGCTGCTAATAAAAAACCTAGTGGAATAAATAGCGCGTTAATGCGGGCGTCATCGGAGTGGTTAATACGCTCACCCCGCCTTGCTCGACGATGCGCCCAGCTTCCATAAACACTACCCGATTGGCCACTTTGGCCGCTAAAGCCACTTCATGGGTGACTATGATTTGGCAAATACCCACGGCACTGAGTTCAGCCACTATGTCGGCAAATTGGGCAGTCATTTGTGGGTCAAGGGCAGCGGTAGGTTCATCGTATAAAATCACTTGCGGCGACATCATCAAGGCGCGCGCTATCGCCACGCGTTGCTGTTGCCCGCCGGATAATTGCACTGGGTATCTGTGCTCTAAATCATGCAAACGTAAACGCAGCAATAACGCCATGGCCTGCTCGATGGCGGCGGCTTTATCTAACTTAAGGACCTTGCAGGGGGCTTCAATCAGATTTTCTAGCACAGTGAAATGCGGCCACAGATGATATTGCTGAAACACCATGCCGACATTGGTGCGCAGTTTACGCACCGCATCACGGCTGGGTTCGTCATTAAAATTAAAGCGGTGTTCGCCTGCTTGATAGGTGCCTGCGGTCGGTATTTCCATGAGGTTAAAGACCCGCAGCAATGAGCTTTTACCCGCGCCGCTAGCGCCTAGTAGCGCAATCACATCGCCAGATTTAGCGGTAAAATTGATATCGAACAGCGACTGGGTTTGGCCGTAAAAACAATTCACTTGTTGCAGCTGAATATTGGTCATAGTGACTCCTTAATGGCGGCGTAAAAAACATTAACCCGCAGATGCGGGTTAATGACTCACCATTAGATGGCTTTAGCAGCGGCAGCTTGCTTATTGAGATAACCCTTAATGCCATTGACCGCCATTTCACTGGTGCCGCCCAAAATAATTAAGAAGCCCCCCACAAACTGCATGGTCGATAACGGCTCGCTGAACACCACAATCCCAATCAGGGATGCCACCACACACTCCCAGTAAGAGATAGTGGCAAACTCCACCGCTAATAGATTTTTAGTGGCTATGGTGCATAAGGTTAAGGCGCCAAAACCGCACACTATGCCAATGGCAATCCACCACATCCAATCACTGGCGGTCATTTGCGCTATGGTCGGTTGACTGAAAATAAACAAGGCGCCAATGCCCACTAGCGCAAATAAGAAGTTCCAGAACGAGCGCACATCGCTTGGTACATCTTGACGATAGCGCCCTAAAAATAAGAACAAGCCGTAACCGACCCCAGAGGCCAAGGCCAGCATGTCGCCAGCAAAGGTTTTAGCATCAAAGGACAAGCCCACAGTAACCGCGCCATCGTTAAATTGCACTAAGCCCACAATCAGCATCATGCCTGCAAACACTATGCTAATGGCAAACATGGTGATCGGCTTAAAGGGCTCTTTGAGGAAGATAATCGCCAAGATAGTGGAAATGATGGGGCCGATATAAATAAAGAACACGGCATTAGCAATAGAGGTTAATTGAGTTGCGGCGATATAGGCTGATAAACAGGTGCCCATAAAAATGCCACTAAACACCATAGATGGCGAAATGCGGTAGCGAGTTAAGTCTTTAAGACGCCCCATTCCCAGTAAAATAAAGAAGAACAATACTGCGCCACACAGCATACGCGAGAAGGCAATGACATCACCCTGGGCATTAATATGACGGGCAAAAAATCCAACAAAACCCATCAGAGTCGCTGCGCCAAAGGCAGCCAATAAGCCATTTATTTTGGTTTTATTCATAATAGAATTCCTAGCATATCTAGGCCGAACTCTATGAGCGCAAAAGGCTTAGATACTCAATGAGGCAAACGCATATCGATGAGCTACACAGTCATAAAAAAGCCGCCACAAGCATGTGGCGGCGACTGCTGAGCTTACGAACCTAAAGTAGCAACCATCACAGCTTTGATGGTGTGCATGCGGTTTTCGGCTTCATCAAACACGATTGAGTGATGTGATTCAAACACGTCATCAGTCACTTCCAAGCCTTTCATGCCATAAGTTGCAGCAATTTCTTTGCCCATGGTGGTGTGCTCATCATGGAAAGCAGGTAAGCAATGCAGGAACTTAACTTCTGGGTTACCGGTTTGCTTAATCACTTTCATGTTGACTTGATAAGGAGTCATCACACGGATGCGCTCTGCCCACGCTTCTTTTGGCTCGCCCATAGACACCCATACGTCGGTGTAAATGAAGTCAACACCAGCAACGCCTTCGCTCACATCTTCGGTCAGAATGATTTTAGCGCCAGTGGTCGCGGCCACTTCCATGCACTGCTTGACTAACGCTGGCTCTGGCCAGTAAGCCTTAGGAGCCACTAAGCGAATTTCCATACCCATTTTCGCTGCGCCCACCATCAAGGAGTTACCCATGTTGAATCTGGCATCACCCATATAGGCAAACTTGATTTTATTGAGTGGCGTGCCTGGTAAGTGCTCCATCATAGTCATAAAGTCGGCCAAGATTTGGGTTGGGTGGAACTCATCGGTTAAACCATTCCATACGGGTACGCCGGCATATTTACCCAGCTCTTCCACGATTTCTTGTCCAAAACCACGGTACTCAATACCGTCATACATACGGCCTAATACGCGGGCAGTATCTTTCATGGATTCTTTATGGCCAATTTGCGAACCGCTTGGCCCTAAGTAAGTCACTAAAGCGCCTTGGTCAAAGGCCGCTACTTCAAAGGCGCAGCGAGTACGAGTTGAGGTTTTTTCAAAAATCAGCGCAATATTCTTGCCAAGTAATTTCTTTTGCTCAACGCCGGCATATTTAGCTTTCTTTAAATCAATCGACAGATTCAATAAGAACATGATTTCGGCTGGGGTATAGTCTAATAACTTTAAGAAATTACGATTTTTTAAATTAAAAGCCATGATAAATATCCTTAAATAAAATAATAAATATGAACTAATGAAATATCACTCAATGAATCGCTAGGTAGTCATCTACTACTCGCTTTAGGTTAAGCTTTTAGCAATAGGTTTAGCCGTGATCAGCGTCCCCTTAACCCCTTTTAAAATAGCGGCAGCATCTTTTAAGCAACCGATACCTACCATGCCCTTAGTGGCATTAACAAATTCACAGGCGGCGCTAATTTTTGGCCCCATGGAGCCGGCATCAAACTCCATAGTTTCTAATAATGCTGGCTGAGCATTGCGCAGCGCTTCTTGCTGATCTGTGCCCCAATTTAAATACACGGCATCGGCATCAGTTAAAATTAATAAGGCGTCAGCCTTAATTTGCTTCGCTAAATAAGCGGCTGATAAATCTTTATCGATAACAGCTTCAATACCAACCATCTTATTATTCTTACGTATGACTGGAATACCGCCGCCGCCTGCGCAAATCACTAAGCTTCCGGTCGCAATTAATTGCTTAATCGATTCTGATTCCACAATATTAAGTGGCTTAGGTGATGGCACGACTCGGCGAATATATTTACCGTCTTGCTTAAATTCCCAGCCCTTATCTAACGATAATTGATTGGCTTCGGCTTGGTCATACACAGGGCCGATATACTTAGTTGGCAATAAGAAGGCGGGATCTTTGCTATCCACTTCTACCTGAGTCAGTAAAGTGACGACATTGGTCTGTGGCAGTTCGTTTTTCAGTTCCTGCATTAACATGCAGCCAATCATGCCTTGGGTTTCGGCCACTAAAATATCTAATGGATAAGGCTTAACTGCCTTGTACGCCGCATTTTGTAAGGCCAGTAAACCGACCTGTGGGCCATTGCCGTGAACTAATACTACGTTCCAGTCTTGAGTCAAAGTAGTGATAGCCTTAGCCGCTACACCTACGTTTACCCGCTGTACATCAGCTTCTAAAGGCTCGCCTCGGCATAACAAGGCATTACCGCCTAAAGCAACTACCAGTGTTGGTTTAGTCATTTTTCAATTCCTCTAACAATACAATTTATGATTAAAAATTAAATGCCGTCGCGCTCAATTGGGCAGCTCATACAGCGAGCCCCGCCGCGTCCACGTCCTAATTGATCACCTTCAAAACTTAAAACTTCGATGCCAGCTTCCAGATATTTATCATTGGTTAAGGTGTTGCACTCGTAACCAATCACTACCCCTGGGCGAATCGTCAGTACGTTGTTAGCATCATTCCACTGCTCGCGTTCTTGACCGTAAATGTCGCCGCCTGTGGTAATCACTTTCAGATCGCTTAATTGCAGCGCGCTCATAATGGCTTGGCGATAACCTAACTCTTGCTTAATGCCTAAGCGGTTATTCACGCCTGGCGTTAACGTCCAGCAGCGGGTTGAATCATTAATCACTGCGGGGTAAGCAGAGAACACATTGATATCTAGCTGAGTCAGCACAGTATCTAAGTGCATGCAGGCTCTATCTTTGGGTAGCTCAATCACGACCACTTTCTTGGCTTGGCCGGTGTTAAATAACGACTGGGCTAAGGCTTCAATGCCTTCTGGCGAAGTGCGCTCTGACAAACCAATTAATACCGCGCCGCGACCGATAATTAAGACATCGCCGCCTTCAATGGTGGTGTTGTCGTAATTAACGCTTTCATTGCCCAAGTAGTAATTGAAATCTTGCTTAACAAATAATGGGTGCCAGCGATAAATGGCTTTTAAATTATTTGATTCACGGCGACGAACCGCTTTCGCCATGGGGTTAATAGAGACACCGTTATATATCCAGCATGAGGTATCACGGGTAAATAAATGATTGGGCAGCGGCTTTAATACAAAGTGTTCCCAATCATAGGAATCAAATAACGGCTTAAAGAATGGCTCTGGAATTTCGCTATAAGCTAAACCACCGGTTAAATAGCGCGCTATCTGCTCATGGGGTAATTCACCTAACCAGGTTTTGACACTGTGCGCTAAACTTTTGCCTAAGCGATAATCACTGAGCTGCGTATCCAATAACCACGCTTTGGCTTCTGGAATATCTAAAGTTTCACCCAATAATTTATTGAGGTATAAAACGTTAACGCCTTGCTCTTCTAAGATTGTCGCAAATTGATTATGTTCTTCAGCCGCTTTATTGACTGACAAGACATCATCAAATAATAACTCGTGGCAATTTGAGGGCGTTAAGCGCTCAAATGCCAAACTATCGTAGTGAAGTAATACACTTCGTAGTTGACCAACTTCGGAACCCACATAATGTTTAACCATGATCTATTCTCTTTTTATCGACTAAATTGAGTAATTACAAGATTAAATAGGTAGCATGAATATTTGCCCTTACCGACTCAACTCATAACCTTTTATTCATTTTGCCTGTTCTGGCGGGGGTTAATATCGAAATTACGCTGGCAATTAACGAATTTCTGCCGAGTGTAATGGTTAAATTGGAGCCATAAAAAAGGCCCCTAAAATAAGGGGCCAGATGACATGAACACTATTAACGCTTAGGCATTAACCACTATGGATTAATAGGTCCAGTGATCGATATTGTGAGCGCCTTTGAACTGGCTACCGAAGTAATCTTCACGAGTACCTTCACGATGTACGTCAGCAGTCGCACAATGTAAGCCGCCGCCGAAGGCATAAGCATCACGCAAGTTAACAGGTAACACTTCAAAGCCAAGCTTATCAAACTGTTCCATTTGCGCAGTTTCAGTGGCTTCAACACACACTGTCTTATGGTCAAGAATCAAGGTATTCATTGATAACCAAGTACTTGAGTAGCATAGTGGTGGCGGGGTATCCCACGCTGGAGCCACAGCTTCCACAATCTGCCAATCATTCTTTTCAAAGATTTCACGCTGGCCATCAAACAGTGGACGGTGTGGGTTCAACAGCATCAAACCTGGACGCAGTGGGCAGAAAGTCGCGTCGATATGGATTGGGTGGTTATCCTTAAAGCTTAAGGTATGAACGCGGTATCCTTGTGGCTCATACTTACGCTTAATCCAACGAATACCGGCTAAGTTAGTGGTTAAGCCGTGCTGAACGAAGATGTCTTTACCTAAACGCATAACGTCAGCGGCATCAAACAGAATATCAGTTTCTTTAGTTGAATATTCCTTACGGCATGAACGCGCCATAGTTTCTTCGTCTGACAGGAATTCGTAAGCTGCAACATAATCCATACGGAAGCTGTCATCAGATAGACGTGGACGTGGCGCTTGCTCAATTAAACACTCA is from Shewanella sp. SNU WT4 and encodes:
- the artM gene encoding arginine ABC transporter permease ArtM, with product MSAEIINMLINLLEYLQVLGHGLVMTLGLTAISLLIGSLLALLCTLALTSSNRLIYFSVKGYITVFTGTPLLVQIFLIYYGPGQFAGLTDSVFWYWLSEPFFCAALALSLNCAAYTTLLFYGALNSINQGQWDSCASLGMSHKQTLSVLMPYALRRALPAYSNEVVLLLKGSSLASTITIMDIMGWAQRLNSQTYDTLVVFSAAGLLYLSLNLVITLSMSRIEKRVLAFEQA
- a CDS encoding ABC transporter permease subunit (The N-terminal region of this protein, as described by TIGR01726, is a three transmembrane segment that identifies a subfamily of ABC transporter permease subunits, which specificities that include histidine, arginine, glutamine, glutamate, L-cystine (sic), the opines (in Agrobacterium) octopine and nopaline, etc.); translated protein: MHDLLLLLLLASLTTIALAVVSAMLGLVMAIILALLESTPIVWLGKLTRLYIMVLRGLPELLVVLLVYFGSSHLLFLATGVFIEVSAFVCGVLALSTIFSVYVSQILRGALLAIPAGQWEAGVALGMGRLSIFFTILLPQVWRHALPALGNQWLVLLKDTALVSLIGVNDLMKQAQMVASSTWQPFTWFACAALIYLIITLVSQYGLKRASCYVTRYERGDH
- a CDS encoding arginine ABC transporter substrate-binding protein; its protein translation is MNKGLQISLTLVITMLLSWAPLQAQEIRFAMEATYPPFEFTNDKNEVIGFDVDLAKALCSELNKQCSFHIQPFDSLIASLKFRRFDAAISGMDITADREKQVLFTEPYYQNAAIVVAAKDRFTSMADLAKHKIGLQNGSTHQRYIHDNYPKQKTSAYTSVQHAFIDLQNGRVDAVFGDTAVVEQWLTRSANYEGVGEIINDTQYFGRGYGIAVNLQNHALRDELNQALTTIMANGTYQQIYQRWFQ
- a CDS encoding ATP-binding cassette domain-containing protein, whose translation is MTNIQLQQVNCFYGQTQSLFDINFTAKSGDVIALLGASGAGKSSLLRVFNLMEIPTAGTYQAGEHRFNFNDEPSRDAVRKLRTNVGMVFQQYHLWPHFTVLENLIEAPCKVLKLDKAAAIEQAMALLLRLRLHDLEHRYPVQLSGGQQQRVAIARALMMSPQVILYDEPTAALDPQMTAQFADIVAELSAVGICQIIVTHEVALAAKVANRVVFMEAGRIVEQGGVSVLTTPMTPALTRYLFH
- a CDS encoding DMT family transporter, which translates into the protein MNKTKINGLLAAFGAATLMGFVGFFARHINAQGDVIAFSRMLCGAVLFFFILLGMGRLKDLTRYRISPSMVFSGIFMGTCLSAYIAATQLTSIANAVFFIYIGPIISTILAIIFLKEPFKPITMFAISIVFAGMMLIVGLVQFNDGAVTVGLSFDAKTFAGDMLALASGVGYGLFLFLGRYRQDVPSDVRSFWNFLFALVGIGALFIFSQPTIAQMTASDWMWWIAIGIVCGFGALTLCTIATKNLLAVEFATISYWECVVASLIGIVVFSEPLSTMQFVGGFLIILGGTSEMAVNGIKGYLNKQAAAAKAI
- the argF gene encoding ornithine carbamoyltransferase, which encodes MAFNLKNRNFLKLLDYTPAEIMFLLNLSIDLKKAKYAGVEQKKLLGKNIALIFEKTSTRTRCAFEVAAFDQGALVTYLGPSGSQIGHKESMKDTARVLGRMYDGIEYRGFGQEIVEELGKYAGVPVWNGLTDEFHPTQILADFMTMMEHLPGTPLNKIKFAYMGDARFNMGNSLMVGAAKMGMEIRLVAPKAYWPEPALVKQCMEVAATTGAKIILTEDVSEGVAGVDFIYTDVWVSMGEPKEAWAERIRVMTPYQVNMKVIKQTGNPEVKFLHCLPAFHDEHTTMGKEIAATYGMKGLEVTDDVFESHHSIVFDEAENRMHTIKAVMVATLGS
- the arcC gene encoding carbamate kinase — encoded protein: MTKPTLVVALGGNALLCRGEPLEADVQRVNVGVAAKAITTLTQDWNVVLVHGNGPQVGLLALQNAAYKAVKPYPLDILVAETQGMIGCMLMQELKNELPQTNVVTLLTQVEVDSKDPAFLLPTKYIGPVYDQAEANQLSLDKGWEFKQDGKYIRRVVPSPKPLNIVESESIKQLIATGSLVICAGGGGIPVIRKNNKMVGIEAVIDKDLSAAYLAKQIKADALLILTDADAVYLNWGTDQQEALRNAQPALLETMEFDAGSMGPKISAACEFVNATKGMVGIGCLKDAAAILKGVKGTLITAKPIAKSLT
- a CDS encoding arginine deiminase; this encodes MVKHYVGSEVGQLRSVLLHYDSLAFERLTPSNCHELLFDDVLSVNKAAEEHNQFATILEEQGVNVLYLNKLLGETLDIPEAKAWLLDTQLSDYRLGKSLAHSVKTWLGELPHEQIARYLTGGLAYSEIPEPFFKPLFDSYDWEHFVLKPLPNHLFTRDTSCWIYNGVSINPMAKAVRRRESNNLKAIYRWHPLFVKQDFNYYLGNESVNYDNTTIEGGDVLIIGRGAVLIGLSERTSPEGIEALAQSLFNTGQAKKVVVIELPKDRACMHLDTVLTQLDINVFSAYPAVINDSTRCWTLTPGVNNRLGIKQELGYRQAIMSALQLSDLKVITTGGDIYGQEREQWNDANNVLTIRPGVVIGYECNTLTNDKYLEAGIEVLSFEGDQLGRGRGGARCMSCPIERDGI
- a CDS encoding serine/threonine protein kinase; the protein is MSVSNDLYPNASAPLERKESGVPLVRKGLKVESYNDFDPLKHVIVGIADNQHIPEACPASNEKIPADSPMRGGKAGRRTQESIDQANECLNGFAKMLEGRGIIVDRPGAVDWNARITTPDFSISSGFGVMPPRDCLLTMGKSILMAPMSFRSRYFEYLAYVDLLREYFESDSECLIEQAPRPRLSDDSFRMDYVAAYEFLSDEETMARSCRKEYSTKETDILFDAADVMRLGKDIFVQHGLTTNLAGIRWIKRKYEPQGYRVHTLSFKDNHPIHIDATFCPLRPGLMLLNPHRPLFDGQREIFEKNDWQIVEAVAPAWDTPPPLCYSSTWLSMNTLILDHKTVCVEATETAQMEQFDKLGFEVLPVNLRDAYAFGGGLHCATADVHREGTREDYFGSQFKGAHNIDHWTY